The Pseudonocardia broussonetiae DNA segment CAACGACCGCCACGTCGCACTCTCCACGATCACGGGCCGGTGATCGTCGGGACCGCACCCTCACGGCCCCCGCCGCGACCTCCTGGTCACACTCTCGGCGATCAGCACACCCGACCGCCCGAACGGCGCACCTGTCTGCGTTCCGCGCATGCCCGGGCGGGCGAGACGCCAGGACGCGTGCGCGGGCGCGGCCCGACGCGCCGCCGAACGACCGGCAGGGGCCCGTCGCACCGACGCCGGCCCGGTGATCACCGAAAGCGCACCACCACGGTCCCGCCCCCACGCCCCCGTCACGATCGCCACCGGCCCGCCGACGCCCTCCGTGACCACCCGCGCACCCACCGTCGATCCCCGCACCCCTCGACTACCGCGCACGTCCGGACGTGCGGGAACGGCCAGGAGATGCGCAGTCCTTGCCACTCCGCTCGGCACCTCGCCAGAGGGTCAGCGGGGTCTCCACTCGGTGGGGCCGGGCCGGGAGCCCCGGGGCTAGGATCCTCGTGTGACGAGGGTGTACTGGTGCTGCAAGCGGTGCTGAACGGATCGCGTCCCGCCGACGCGCACCCCGCCCTGCCTGTCCTCGCCCGCCACCTGGCCCGGGACGCGCGGGCGGTCGCCCTGCACGGCATCTCCTCGGTGCACGTGCACCCGAGGGGTCCCGGCGCGGAGGAGACGCTCGACCCGGTCCACGTGGCCGACGCCGTCGCCGCGATCCGCGCCGAGGTGCCGCACATGGAGATCGGGGTCACCACCGGCCGGTGGATCCAGCCCGACCCGCGGCTGCGCATCGAGGCCGTGCTCGCCTGGGGGCGGCTCGGGATGGGCAAGCCCGACGTGTGCTCGGTGAACGTCCACGAGAAGGGCTGGACCGACGTGTGCGCCGCCGCGGCGTCCGTCGGCATCGGCGTCGAGCTCGGGGTGTGGACCGGCGGCGACGCCGTGACCCTGCGCACGACCGGCGTTCCGCCCGGCACGGTCCGGGTCCTCGCCGAGTCGACGGTGCCCGATCCCGACACGGCCGTCGCCGAGGGCGTCCGCATCCTGCGCGCGCTCGGCTCGCTCCACGTCCCCGTGCTGCTGCACGGGGAGGAGGACGGCGCGTGGCCGGTGCTCGAGTACGCGATGCGCAACAACCTCGACACCCGCATCGGGTTCGAGGACGTCCTGGTTAGGCCGGACGGCTGGCTGGGTACAGGGAACGACGACCTCGTCGAGACGGCGCTCAAACTCCGCTTCTGACCACCGGTTCTTGGCGTACGCAACAGAAACGGTGTCGTGGTCGTGGCCGGGGCCGTGGCGACCTGTCGAAAAGCGCAATACCGTTGCGGTCATGGGAGTTCTCAGTGCGATCGGCCGACGGGCCTACACGGCAGCGGGATGGCTGACCCAGCCCCTGCTGCCCGACGACGTGCTGGGCACGCTCAACCCGATGTGGTCGGCGAGCGAGCCCCACGCCAAGGTCGTCGGCCTGCGTCGTGAGACCGCCGACACCACCACCCTGCTGCTGCGCCCGGGCCGGGCGCGCACGCGCCACGTCCCCGGCCAGTTCGTCGGCCTCGGCGTCCGGCTCGACGGGGTCTGGCACTGGCGCACCTACTCGGCCACGTCGCGCCCCGCCGACGACCTGCTCGCCGTCACCGTCACCGCGGTGCCCGGCGGCGCGGTGTCCGGCGCGCTGGCCCACCGCACGCCGGTCGGCACGGTGGTCCGGCTCGGCCCGCCCGCGGGCGAGTTCGTCCTGCCGTCGCCGGTGCCCGAGAAGCTGCTGTTCGTCACCGCGGGCAGCGGCATCACCCCGGTGATGGGCATGCTGCGCGAGCTGGCCGTGTCCCGTCCCGAGGCGCTCGACGGCGCGGTGCTCGTGCACTGCGACCGCACGCCGCGCGACGTCGTCTTCGGCCTCGAGCTGCGCGCGCTCGCCGCGTCCACCGGGCTGCGCCTCATCGAGCGCCACACCGCGCTCGAGGGCCGGCTCACCGCCGACTCGCTGGGCGACTGCGTCCCCGACTGGGCCGCGCGCCAGACCTGGCTCTGCGGCCCCGCCGGGATGATCGACGACCTCACCGCCCACTGGGCCCGCTCCGGCGACCCCGACACGCTGCACATCGAGCGCTTCGTCCCCCCGGCCTTCGCCGGCGACAGCGCGGGCGGCACCGTCTCGTTCACCACCAGCGGCATCGCCGCGGAGGTCGCCCCCGGTACGCCGCTCATGGTGGCCGGCGAGGCGGCGGGCGCGGTCCTGCCCAGCGGCTGCCGCA contains these protein-coding regions:
- a CDS encoding ferredoxin reductase — translated: MGVLSAIGRRAYTAAGWLTQPLLPDDVLGTLNPMWSASEPHAKVVGLRRETADTTTLLLRPGRARTRHVPGQFVGLGVRLDGVWHWRTYSATSRPADDLLAVTVTAVPGGAVSGALAHRTPVGTVVRLGPPAGEFVLPSPVPEKLLFVTAGSGITPVMGMLRELAVSRPEALDGAVLVHCDRTPRDVVFGLELRALAASTGLRLIERHTALEGRLTADSLGDCVPDWAARQTWLCGPAGMIDDLTAHWARSGDPDTLHIERFVPPAFAGDSAGGTVSFTTSGIAAEVAPGTPLMVAGEAAGAVLPSGCRMGICHTCVGRLRSGAVRDLNTGELHDTPGDHVRTCVSGAAGDVEIEL
- a CDS encoding 3-keto-5-aminohexanoate cleavage protein: MLNGSRPADAHPALPVLARHLARDARAVALHGISSVHVHPRGPGAEETLDPVHVADAVAAIRAEVPHMEIGVTTGRWIQPDPRLRIEAVLAWGRLGMGKPDVCSVNVHEKGWTDVCAAAASVGIGVELGVWTGGDAVTLRTTGVPPGTVRVLAESTVPDPDTAVAEGVRILRALGSLHVPVLLHGEEDGAWPVLEYAMRNNLDTRIGFEDVLVRPDGWLGTGNDDLVETALKLRF